The following nucleotide sequence is from Sphingomonas panacisoli.
CGCGTCGAGCACTGGTCGAATTGGGGTCGGCGGCGGGGCTAGCTTGAGTGGTGCGCTGGTATAGGTTGAGCGCGCCCGGAGCTCTACGCGATCTATCGCGTCATCCTCATAATCATGGTGTCCTCCCTGTTGCCCAAACTGGTGCGCTTACCCATTGAGACGGGCGAGGGACGAAATCTGTAAGCTGTGTCAGGAGAAGCGAGCAAATCGGCGCTCCGGCCAGGAGGAGCACTATTAATATTGAGCTAGTCTTGGCCACGTATTTTCCCAACACGTCCCCTTTCAAATACTGACAGCGAGGGCAAACCACTTTTCCCCGTGTGCACACGATTCGTTGATCTCCTACTTGCCTCGTCCACATCGGATAGTGGCCAAATCGTCTCCTCTGAACCGGCCAAGTAACGAACGCGTTCACCAGAAAGCATTCAAATTGGTGCGTTTTTCCCGAAGAATTTGCGACGAGTTGAGTGCTTTTGGGCTCAAATGACGTTGATCTGTCTCAAGAAATCCATACGCTTGAGACACTTACGGGGATGATCAATGAGTCGCGACACAAAGGCGCCAGCGAATGCCGGCGACGACGGGATAGTTGCGCTTGCAACGATCCTGGCGATGCACCGTATTGCCGTTGATCCGGCGCAGTTGCGCCATGGCCTTGGCCATTTTGATGTTACTTCTGCTGACGATCTACTGAGACTCGCCAAACGCCAAGACGGTGTGCGGGCCAAACGCCTAGACGCCAATTTCGAACGATTGTCGCGCATCCCGCTTCCTGCCCTTGCTGTTGGGTCAGAAGGATGGTTCGTCCTAGGACGCGTTGTCGATGGCGTGGCGCTGATCCAGCGGGAAGGAAGGGCCCCTGAACGGCTAGATCGCAGTCAGCTTCAAGCAATTTGGTCGGGCACGCTGATCCTTATCACGACAAGAGAAGGAGTCGGCGGTGCAGCTGGGCGGTTTGATATCAGTTGGTTCATTCCACAGGTCGTGCGTTATCGCCGGCTCATCGGCGAAGTTTTGCTGATTACGCTTTGCATTAATTTGCTCGGATTAGCCGCGCCGCTCTTTTTCCAGAACGTGATCGACAAGGTTCTTGTTCACAATACGCTTGCCACGCTTCAGGTTCTGTCGGTCGGCTTTGTAGCCGTTTCGCTTTGGGAAGTGGTTTTCGGCTGGCTGCGTACGCGTCTTTATTCCGAGACCAGTCAGAAACTGGATGTGGAGCTCGGCGCAAAGTTGTTTCGTCATCTGCTAGGTTTGCCCCTCGCTTATTTCGAGGCACGTCGAGTTGGCGACACTGTAACGCGTGTCCGTCAGCTCGAATCGATCCGTGAGTTCCTGACCAACGCTTCTCTATCGGTGTTGGTCGACCCCGCGTTCACGATCGTTTTTCTTATTGCGATGTGGATCTATTCGCCGCTCCTTTTTGGCATCGTGGCGCTGACGATTCCGGCTTATGCTGCCGTCTCGTTGTTGGTCACCAAACCACTGCGCCGCCGTCTCAATGAGAAGTATGAGCGTGGCGCCGCTAACAACGCGCTGCTGGTCGAGAGCGTGTCCGGCATGCAGACCGTCAAAGCAGCGGCCGTCGAACCGCAATGGCAGGAGCGCTGGGAGAAACAACTCGCCGGCTACAGTGCTGCTAACCAGCGCGTTATCAACCTCGGCAATTCCGGTAGCCAGGCGGTACAGCTAATCTCTAAGTTAAGCCTAGCGGCGATCCTTTATTTTGGCGCTGGGCAGGTGATTGCTGGTGCCATGACAGTGGGGGGCCTCGTCGCCTTCAACATGTTCGCGCAGCGCGTGTCAGGTCCGGTCATACGGATGGCGCAGCTATGGCAAGATTTTCAGCAGGTTCGGTTGTCGATTGAGCGGCTTGGTGATGTGCTCAACGCGCCGGTTGAGCCGGGCATCGGGTCACGCGTCGCGCTGCCGCAGTTGAAAGGTGCGATTCGCTTCGAGGGCGTAAAGTTTCGCTACGGTCTGGAAGGCCCAATGACGCTTGATGACATCAGCCTCGACATTCCGGCTGGGGGCACGCTCGGCATCGCTGGGTCATCAGGTTCCGGCAAATCGACACTGACCAAGCTGCTGCAGCGGCTATACACGCCAGTCGCTGGTCGTGTTCTGATCGATGGCGTGGATATTGCGCAGATCGACCCCGCGTGGCTGCGACGTCAGATCGGCGTAGTGCTTCAAGAGAATCTGCTGTTCAACCGAACGATCCGCGAGAACATTGCGCTCGCCAACCCAGCGATGCCGCTCGAGCGGGTGATGGCAGCGGCACTGTTGTCTGGCGCCCATGACTTCATTCTTGCTTTGCCGCAGGGCTATGACACGCTGATCGAGGAGCGCGGTGTCAATTTATCGGGCGGTCAGCGCCAGCGCATTGCGATTGCTCGCGCGTTGGTCACCCAGCCGCGCATCCTGATTCTAGACGAAGCAACGAGTGCGCTGGACGCTGAGAGCGAAGAGATCATCCAAAAGAACTTAAAGGCCATGGCACGTGGTCGCACAGTGCTGATCATTGCTCACCGCTTGTCAGCGATCCGGCAATGCGACCGCATTGTCACGCTCGAACGGGGGCGCATTGTTGAGATTGGCACCCATGACGAGCTGTTACGCGCGGGCGGCCGCTATGCCGGGCTGCATCGCCGGCAAATGGGTGTCATTGATGGAGCAGCGGCATGAACGCGATTACGCGCAATTGGCAGATCGTCCGCGATAGCCTTGCTGATGATCGCTGTCGGAAATCGTCGCTCCTCGGCACCGACCAGCACGATTTCCTTCCGGCAGCACTTGAGATCATCGATACGCCGGTATCGCCCACCGGTCGTATCACTGCATGGGTGCTGATGATTGGTTTGGGGGTCACGGTCCTCTGGTTGGTGTTCGGCAGGATCGACGTGGTCGCTTCAGCGCCGGGGAAGTTAATCCCGGTCGATCGTGTGAAGCTGATCCAGCCGGCGGAGCCGGGCGTAGTGCGGGCTATCCTCGTGCGCGATGGGGAGCGCGTGAAAGCCGGACAAGCGCTCGTCCAGCTCGACCCTACAGTATCGACGGCAGAAGCGACACAGGCTGCAAAGGCTCTGGAAACTTCATTGCTCGACGTAGCACGGGCGCGGGCAGTGCTGGCAGTTCTGGATGGCGGCACACTGACGTTTGTTGCACCGCCAGGCACACCGGGCGATATCGCATCCACGCAGGCTGCGCTTGCGCGCGCGGAACTTGCCGACATCCAGGCAACGACGAGTGGAAATGTCGCCAAACGCGATGCCGCAGCGTCTGCGCGAGATGAAGCGCGGGTACAGGCGGCGAAGCTCGCTGAGACACTACCGCTGCTAGATGAACAGATATCGGCGAACGAGCAGTTGTCAGCAAAAGGCTATGTCTCGAAGCTTAAAGTAATCGAGATGCGGCGCCAGCGGCTTGGGATCGCGCGCGACCGGGACGCAGCGATCATTACTGCTCGACGATCTGAATCTGACATGGCGGCCGCGCAAAGCGCAATCGTCCAGGCGACATCGGAGGCGCGCACGCGCATTCTCGGAGATCTTGCGAAAGCAGAATCGGACGCGCGGCTACGACGAGAAGAGGTTGCAAAAGCGACCCAGAAGTCGAGTTTGCAAACGTTGGTCAGTCCAGTGGATGGCGTCATCGCCCAACTCGCTGTGCATACGGTTGGCGGCGTGGTCGAAGCGGCCAAGCCGATCATGATTGTCGTGCCGGTAGGCGGCACGGTGATCGCCGA
It contains:
- a CDS encoding HlyD family type I secretion periplasmic adaptor subunit; protein product: MNAITRNWQIVRDSLADDRCRKSSLLGTDQHDFLPAALEIIDTPVSPTGRITAWVLMIGLGVTVLWLVFGRIDVVASAPGKLIPVDRVKLIQPAEPGVVRAILVRDGERVKAGQALVQLDPTVSTAEATQAAKALETSLLDVARARAVLAVLDGGTLTFVAPPGTPGDIASTQAALARAELADIQATTSGNVAKRDAAASARDEARVQAAKLAETLPLLDEQISANEQLSAKGYVSKLKVIEMRRQRLGIARDRDAAIITARRSESDMAAAQSAIVQATSEARTRILGDLAKAESDARLRREEVAKATQKSSLQTLVSPVDGVIAQLAVHTVGGVVEAAKPIMIVVPVGGTVIADVKIPNRDIGFVRVGQGVALKLEAFPFTRYGALRGKVESIASDAVEDDKLGLVYPAQISIDAVQPGLRSGKLKAGVGMQITADIRTGQRSLLSYLISPIDEASQEAGRER
- a CDS encoding type I secretion system permease/ATPase, which encodes MSRDTKAPANAGDDGIVALATILAMHRIAVDPAQLRHGLGHFDVTSADDLLRLAKRQDGVRAKRLDANFERLSRIPLPALAVGSEGWFVLGRVVDGVALIQREGRAPERLDRSQLQAIWSGTLILITTREGVGGAAGRFDISWFIPQVVRYRRLIGEVLLITLCINLLGLAAPLFFQNVIDKVLVHNTLATLQVLSVGFVAVSLWEVVFGWLRTRLYSETSQKLDVELGAKLFRHLLGLPLAYFEARRVGDTVTRVRQLESIREFLTNASLSVLVDPAFTIVFLIAMWIYSPLLFGIVALTIPAYAAVSLLVTKPLRRRLNEKYERGAANNALLVESVSGMQTVKAAAVEPQWQERWEKQLAGYSAANQRVINLGNSGSQAVQLISKLSLAAILYFGAGQVIAGAMTVGGLVAFNMFAQRVSGPVIRMAQLWQDFQQVRLSIERLGDVLNAPVEPGIGSRVALPQLKGAIRFEGVKFRYGLEGPMTLDDISLDIPAGGTLGIAGSSGSGKSTLTKLLQRLYTPVAGRVLIDGVDIAQIDPAWLRRQIGVVLQENLLFNRTIRENIALANPAMPLERVMAAALLSGAHDFILALPQGYDTLIEERGVNLSGGQRQRIAIARALVTQPRILILDEATSALDAESEEIIQKNLKAMARGRTVLIIAHRLSAIRQCDRIVTLERGRIVEIGTHDELLRAGGRYAGLHRRQMGVIDGAAA